Within Sander vitreus isolate 19-12246 chromosome 23, sanVit1, whole genome shotgun sequence, the genomic segment TCTTactaaaaaaacactgacaggcCCATATTGTTATTCCAAGTGTATGAcaacattatgtaaaaaaaaatatgagaaGTAGCCGTTAACCTGCCATGCTTTCCTGTGTAACTTACTGTGCCAGATCAACACAGTAACTTTAGCTAATAGAATTAGCTTACCTCCGCTCTGTCTCTAGCCCTCCACTCTTGGAACGGCATTTTTCTTTAGGGAAAATGTTCTTTGGTATAGGAATTTAGTGGACGTACATTGACGgtgcacatttgccctatatgattacattgcagccctgtgtgtggctgccggttacagcatcCATGGTCAATACTGGACCACTTTCAAAGacttttgttcacattagtcacttagacacaaatacatgggATAGGATCCAGGTTAAAATactgaaattaaaattaaatttctTGACTATTTTAGCTTCATGATATGTGTCCGTTGATGCATTTTGAGATTATATGACTGCCTGAATCCCTTCCCACATTCTACACAAAGGTGTGGTTTTTCCCCTGAATGCGTTTGCTGGTGTCTCTTCAGGCGGTTGGCACTGAGGAAGCTCTTGTCACACTCCGTGCAGGAGTACGGCCGGACTCCGGTGTGGTAGCGCAGGTGGATGGTCAGGTAGCAAGACTGGGTGAATTGCTTGCCGCAGTGGGGGCACTGGAAGGGCTTGTGGCCCGTGTGGAAACGCTCGTGCTTCAGAAGCTCGGCGTGGGAAAAGAAACCCTTCCCGCAGTCGGAGCAGAGGTACGGCCTCTCGCCGGAATGAGTCAGCTCGTGTCTGATCAGAGTCGCCTTGTAGACGAAACTCTTGTCGCACTGCGAGCAGCTGAAAACGTTCTCCCTGGTGTGGCAGCGCTCATGCTTCTTCATGTTGCGTTCCCTCTTGAAGCTCTTGCCGCAGAAGGAACACATGAAGGGCTTTTCCTCCGAGTGGATCTTCATGTGGCTCAGCAAGCCCCCCTTGTAGAGGAACCCCTTGCCACACTGTGTGCATATGTGCGGCCGCTCCTTTTGATGGATGCGCTTGTGCGCGCTGAGGGCTGCCCGGTAGGCGAAGCTCTTTCCGCAGTTGCACGAGTACACTCTTTCTTCCTGGTGGGTCTGCAGGTGCTTGTTGAGGTAGCTGGCACAGCTGAAGCCCAGGTCGCAGCGAGGGCATGTGTAAGAGCGCTCCACCTCGTCGTGGGTCTTCAGGTGCCTCACCAGTGCAGACTTCCAGGCAAACGCCCGGCCACACTCTGAACACACATATTCGCCATTCTTCATGTGGGTGCTCTTGTGCTCCCTCTGAGCCACCAGTGACTTGAAGAACTCCCCGCAGATCAGGCACTCGTACCTGCGCCCGGACTTGTGCGTCTGCTTGTGCCTCTCCAGAGACTGTTTGAAGGAGAACCGCCGTCCGCACTGAGAGCACAGGAAGGGCTGCTCGCCCGTGTGGATGCGCTGGTGGGCTTTTAGGAGGGATTGGAACTTGAAGCTCTTCTTGCAGTCTGGACAACTGAAACGTCCCTCCTTTTCACCTGCAAGGGGCTGCTCGTCGTCCTCAATCTTAACAGAGTGGACCCCGTCAATGTGCCGCTGCACCTGGGCTTCTTCGGAGTGCTGGAAGGAGCACTTAGGACAGGAGAAAGCTACAGAACCTAAGGGAAAAACATTATAAGAGCAACAAATTAACATTCTGCTAAGACATGGAAAAATGATGTGCTTtcattttggactttttttgtttgtaagtGCCATCAAAGCATTTATTACCCCGTCATTTGTCCATAACTCAAATAACATTGCAAACAAATCAGTTAAAAAGAAGTTGGAAATGTTCCTTGGATTTTCCTTAAATAACTGCATATGCTGACCTGTAtccaatataaaacaataaagctgccttccagtttcataaaaaatattgaGTGAATTCTTGTGATTACAGGTTATTTCAGCAAACATGACTATACTGTACATGATAGCAGTTACTTGTTTTGTGTCTGGAATCTTTGGTTTCATTTGtttacattagggctgggcgatatgacgTTAAATATCGTCAAAACGATAGAAGAAGAAATGTCTATTGTGTAAATTTTTCTATATCGTTCCAAATTAAGATGAGGCTTGACTTTCTGATCCTAACCCATTTTGATCATTTTCCACTAAAGTTCTTAATTAAAATCAGAAAGCACTCTACTTTTCATTCATGCAGTATTTAATTCAAACAGGAGTATACAAACATAGGTTTTACCATGTGGTTATTACATATAGACTATTGAtttaccagaaaacatgctatattgTGATTTATTACACAACCTTTGttgaatacttgattctgattggtcaatcgcGGCATTCTACGGTCTGTTATTTCTTTAGAACACAGCGTTGCCATGGATTCTGATCATAGACTCTAAAAAaggaccatttttaaataaataaaattgtttttaaaatcacTATATGTGCTCATACGGAGCTCCTACCACTGATCAGCAGAtcacaaagggagagagagggtggaggaaATGGGGATCGCTTGAAATAAGTGAGATAGTGTAGAGCGAGACGGTCATTATTGGGAATTGAAGAAGTTAGGGTTGTAATTTGTTACATATATCCTTACTGAGAGATGAAAGGACCTGTATCaggatagaagattttggccatattGCCCACCCCTAGTTTATATTAGTTCACTTATATTTTTAGGAAAATGTCCATATTTTTTCAagcaaatgttttattatggACAAATTACCGGGCGATCAGTTACTTTCTGGCCTGCCATTTTCAgctgctttcattttttttagcgCAATGTATTGTCCAAGTTCTGTTGTTATCTCTCCGGTTATGCAATTGTAGTGAAAAAGACCACAAAATTGTATTTCTAAAAGTGAACTCACTCTCAGCGCCGTCCTTTGATGAGACCACGGGCGACCCGTAAGAGTGCTCTGCACTGTTgaagagaaaggagaaataAGCAAGAGGGGCTTTATCTGCCTCATGTCCCCCCACAGCTGCCATATATTCAACTGAACATGGCAGATCACATTCTATGTTTCTATGTACTAAACTATGTTATAATACCAGGATGACAAAAGCAAATGGAGGAAAACCATGTTTACCAATTGAAAGACACAGGCTTCAGCTCTGGAGGGTTGGCCTTGGTGATCTCCTTCCTTCTTTTAGTGCCCATGTGCTTCTGTAAATTTATCACCTGGATCTTCATGGTCGGTTTGCGTTTACGCCCACTTGTTCGGACCTTCGCCAGGGAAATGACTTCATTGTCGAGTTCGGGGAGCGTGCTTTCAGCCTCAGAGGTGGGACTCTCACTGCTCTGAACCTCTGCATTCTCCGGATCACAACCCCCATTATCGCCCGCCTGCAGCTGGCGGTCGGGGTCAGCGAGTACGACCGCGGCCTCGCTGACATTTCCGTCACCTATAACCACCTCTTGCtcatccttctgtctctctgtggacCTGTTTGCATTGTGATCAGCAGTGTGAGTTTTTAGGTGTCGCGCGAGTGCCAGCTCCCAGTTAAATTGCCTGCTGCACTGATGACACGTGTAAACGCCGTCTTCCATGTGGGTTTGCTTGTGCTCCGTGCGGGCTGACAGGGAGTGGAAGGTCTCCCGGCAGATCACGCAGTTGTACTTGCGGCCGGttttgtgcgtgtgtctgtgcctgtcgAGGGACTGCCTGAAAGAGAAGCAGCGGCCGCAGTCGCTGCACCGGTGGGGGCGCTCTCCGGTGTGGATGACCCTGTGGGCGATTAGCGCAGAGGCAAACTTGAATTTCTTCTCGCAGTCTGGGCAGTCATGCGGTCCCATAGAGATCTTTTGTTGGGAGGACGCCGAGTCATCCTTCTTAACCTCTGGATGGATGACGTCTGCCAAACCACTTACAGCGTTTTCTTGCGTTGCTTCACCCACTTCTTCCTCCACGGTTGTCTCATCAGGAAGCACTACAGGCGACTCTTCAGCCACTGTGCCAGTGTCTGTTCCTTCTAAGCAGTTTTCTCCCATCACCGCCTCAATGTCGGTGCTTGTGTCCAATTCAACCTCTGCGTAATCGGTCACTGTGATTATTTCAACCGCTACGTCATCCACTATTGATACAGCGTGTGTGTCATCACTGAGGCCTTGCAGGGGATCGGATTGGTTGGGTTGTTCCGTAGGTTTTGCCACTTTGCTACGGGCAGCTGCAGAGAGGGAGGACAGGATGCTTTCGCCCATGCTAGAAGGTGGAACTGCACAGAGAAAAGGCCAAGAATCACACTTACGGTTATTGTCTTTAACAAGAAAAGTGATATACAGTAGAAGTGGTTATGGGAAGCGACTTACCATGTTGCTCTAAATGCCCAAGGTGTCTGTGGTGCTGGAGCAGATTCTTCAGGTCTGTAGGCTCGGAGACTGAATGCACACAATCCTCCAATACAGAGCATTCGGCTCCAAGCCAGGAAACGGTCTGTGAAATGCATGAAAACATCACACCAAATCCAATATAATAGAACGATTTCAACTTCATGAACAGCATACTAACATTAAACACCCGTAAAGCCTCTTTCACACATAGTTCCCAGTGAATTATCCCAATGAATTACTGGGATAACCTTTCAGGCACCGCTAGGGATTGTTACTATTCACACATGCAGTTAGGCTATTAGTTAGGCTAGTGCAGTTAGTATCTGCACTACTACGATTTCATTTCTAAGAGGTTTGATTTTTAACCTCAAACAtggtagtgtagatgtagcctcagGAACATTTCCGCCATGCACCTTTTCACACTTGCCATGGCAGTGTGTCAGAATAGATGGGGGAAGGGACAGCCCAACAGTGCTTAACCCTGCAATGTTCCGGCTTTCATTCACACCACAGCCATACTAGCATTTTCTCTGGAATGTTCCTAGGTCCTGAGGTGGGAAACTGGCGGGACAGATTTCCCAGCATATCGATCCTTGCTCCCATTTACACATGACCCCATGCAGGAAATGTCCCTGCACATTTCAGGGAAAGACTGTATGTGTGAAAGGGGACACATTACTAGCCAATAATGTTCAATGACATTATGtcagtttcatttttttattatagcgTAGATTAGATATTAGTGTAGCACTGCACCTCATTTAGATGGAACTCTAGCCTAAGCAATCTGAGCCTAATGGTTAAACGGTGTTTACTATGTAGCATATAGCCATTATTGCTttatggtatatatatatatatatatatatatatacactgtcaTCTAAACATCATTAACTGTGACACTAAGCACAGCTGGCGacttatattttatttacttgaAGATAAGATCATTATCATTCAAGAACCCGCAAACTGAAATACATTTGTCACGTCTTGTCTTGGCCTGTGCACATTTAGTCCCTCCCTGTCTGAGCCAAAGAGACCTGTGCAGACTTCAGTTTGTACACAGAACACTGCAGCCAGATTTATCCACACCAATTTTAGCATTTTGGAATTTATTTCTAGGATGGTTGTTACAGTTTTGCTGCGCCTGGTCCCCTCTGACCTTTACTGACTGACAACTGAGGCTTTACACAGTAAACAACGCTTACTTACAGTAAGCTAATTTCATGCGTCACCGAACTGATGGCATATGTTGATTCTGTGTGGTACGTCACTGTCCGTTCCACTAGCTTACGacacatataaatataaatggtACGTCACGGATTTTCCACTATCATTTCTTTTGACATATGCGAGAGAAAATTCAAACTTACTGTGAAAATtactgtgttacagcagcaggtaTAAGACACACAACATCCACACAGGATAACAGGAAATAATAaattaagtaaaaatacaagaacgaaaaaatggaaaaaaatgtgcaacacacacacacatatataggcTAAGTAAACATGAGTGTGCAATTTGAGGTCAGTGTAATAAATGAAGTAATGATGAGTAATTATCTCACACTCAGCGGTGAAATGTTGAAgagttttttggctttttctgtAGCGGTCTGTGCGACACAGAAGCTGTTATGATATGCCGATGCTGTGTGCAACTCAAATATGGCTTATCACTCATTTCAGTGGCAAATACCAACGTCCACCGGCATACAGTTGGGTGTGCCACTTCTTCACGGCATGACACTTTAAATAGTGCTATGTTGCTGCTGCTCAACCAGCATACGGCACATGAAAACGGTAACCACAAGAACAAGAGTGGCAGACCGTCAGTCAACATTCAAATTAGCGCTTTTGTCTACCTTAAATGCGACGATTTGTTATTAAATTCCGCAGTATTAGTATAGAAGCATTATGGTAGTTTTAAGGTTATTTTTGAATGGTGAGATACtgttaactttttttatatatattttttttattattaaaagtgATAACAAACTGACACCTCTCACCTGCTCGAGGTCAGGAACTGGCAACAGCTGAGCCAGCCGACAGAGGAACTCTGAAAACAGCATCTGCAAATCACTGTCATACTGAGGGCCATACTCAGCAGGGAAGACCTccttttaaagacaaaaatcaACTAGTTTAATGCATGGCAAATACAAAACTAAAGTCAGGTGTTGAGACAATTAAGTGTACAGCAAactttggaattgttacagctctaagcagcacaacaacaacaacaacaattgaTTCAGAGCAACAACAAAGTGATGGACAGACGACTTTTGTTTAGCATTTAAGGTTCCcataaaatgaaatcaaacaaaaagttaaaatgGACTCAATATAAGGTCTGTAGaataaaactaattaaaagAGGTTTAGTCTGCGCAGGAAATACAATCTCTGCAGGCCCTTTTTGCTGATTTTGGATACATTGAGGTCactctcgctttgccagaccttcctccacagcgctgcggaggagggtctggctggtccacGCAGCAtcctgggatgggagaaaaacgtgctctggtttattggcatttctttaaaccaatcacaatcgtcttgggcggcactaagtgCCGAACGGAGCAACAAcgcttctgcaaaatagcctctggaaggaacttgttttggtggacgtgtacgttcaaaagttgtgttagtcgtgcaacagaaaactcagattggacagatagtctagctagctgtctggatttaccctgcagagatctgaggagcagttaaccatagtccttataaatccaccccagtttagaacgccaacacaaagaaagaggaaggtgacggacatccggccgaaagaATGACATCACTGGAACAATcgcggaagtggaacgtcgtggatatagactatccaAATTATAACTTATAACAGCAAGTAACATTTACAGTTGGATATGGCTCAAAAGAAGTGAAAGTAATACCGCCTCACCAAGAAATAGTCTCGCCTCTCTTCGGGATCTTTGAGCAGAGTCTGGACCAACTCAAGAAAGTTAACCACTAGTTCCTCCTGTTCGGACTTCTTCATCTGCAACATGGGCATAACAATTCCACATATTACAAGTTTACAAATGGATAAATTCCTAAGTGGTGTTGATAAGTGTGTGGCCAAGCCTATAAcatgtttacaaaaaaaacacattttgatccAAGAGGCAGAAATGTTACAAAAAATGGTTGGAATTTTAAAAGTGATGTGCGAAAGAAAATCCACTAATCTAGACTGTACTGTAGACACTTACATCTAGCAGGGTGGGGTGTCGCGGTCTGATGTGGTCTAGATGAGACAAGATGAAGTCCGGTTCCACAAGCTGTTCACTTCGGCACAGCTCAAGAATATACTGATgagcagaagaaaagaaaaaaaacattgcaccaaaatgtttgtgttcacAATACAGTTCACACATAATTAGTTGTCTATAACTATCTATAATAGGTCTGCACAATACTTTGTTTTTTATCATCATCCCattatcaactggcgcaatgaacacatcgcgaaaggctgcgacgtaTGCCAAAGACACTCAGGGATTTTTTGTGTTGGTTgcttcaacaagcagtttgttgcatttaagcagaatactgaaagtagCAGaaagaactgagtacactttaatatccgtttatttatcgcaagtaatatcgttatcgccatattcaacaacgttatcgcatattttccctCATATAGTGCAGCATTAATCaataatcttaaaatgtattacattggCAATGAATGCCTCGTGTCCTCCACTGGTACCTTACCCTGGCTCTTAATCCCAGGTTAAGTTGCATCCTGTGCTTGAACATTAGCAGCTCTGGGACCATGTCCATCACCAAAGAGACAAACTCTGCCACTTTCCAGTAGTTCAGGACATCTTGTT encodes:
- the LOC144537701 gene encoding uncharacterized protein LOC144537701, which translates into the protein MDSSVFTAVSKGDPLPLASLRLLVPPFQLMAVSMWQVLKKQDVLNYWKVAEFVSLVMDMVPELLMFKHRMQLNLGLRARYILELCRSEQLVEPDFILSHLDHIRPRHPTLLDMKKSEQEELVVNFLELVQTLLKDPEERRDYFLEVFPAEYGPQYDSDLQMLFSEFLCRLAQLLPVPDLEQTVSWLGAECSVLEDCVHSVSEPTDLKNLLQHHRHLGHLEQHVPPSSMGESILSSLSAAARSKVAKPTEQPNQSDPLQGLSDDTHAVSIVDDVAVEIITVTDYAEVELDTSTDIEAVMGENCLEGTDTGTVAEESPVVLPDETTVEEEVGEATQENAVSGLADVIHPEVKKDDSASSQQKISMGPHDCPDCEKKFKFASALIAHRVIHTGERPHRCSDCGRCFSFRQSLDRHRHTHKTGRKYNCVICRETFHSLSARTEHKQTHMEDGVYTCHQCSRQFNWELALARHLKTHTADHNANRSTERQKDEQEVVIGDGNVSEAAVVLADPDRQLQAGDNGGCDPENAEVQSSESPTSEAESTLPELDNEVISLAKVRTSGRKRKPTMKIQVINLQKHMGTKRRKEITKANPPELKPVSFNCAEHSYGSPVVSSKDGAESSVAFSCPKCSFQHSEEAQVQRHIDGVHSVKIEDDEQPLAGEKEGRFSCPDCKKSFKFQSLLKAHQRIHTGEQPFLCSQCGRRFSFKQSLERHKQTHKSGRRYECLICGEFFKSLVAQREHKSTHMKNGEYVCSECGRAFAWKSALVRHLKTHDEVERSYTCPRCDLGFSCASYLNKHLQTHQEERVYSCNCGKSFAYRAALSAHKRIHQKERPHICTQCGKGFLYKGGLLSHMKIHSEEKPFMCSFCGKSFKRERNMKKHERCHTRENVFSCSQCDKSFVYKATLIRHELTHSGERPYLCSDCGKGFFSHAELLKHERFHTGHKPFQCPHCGKQFTQSCYLTIHLRYHTGVRPYSCTECDKSFLSANRLKRHQQTHSGEKPHLCVECGKGFRQSYNLKMHQRTHIMKLK